One part of the Desulfovibrio litoralis DSM 11393 genome encodes these proteins:
- a CDS encoding PEP/pyruvate-binding domain-containing protein, whose amino-acid sequence MSIFNQLLSFFDYKKRKTEKERRKSAAVEALKDAFNARCKQFRVLLSANKRALEIMADMEARLSGETPFDMSYVRSQTTQVSINVYRMIEALNTLAGDAYLDLFNRFSLISGDILKVVEAKANQPLKANAPLIIPLNQAGVDLITEVGGKMANLAEVAKSLHFSVPDGFVVTASGYREFVRHNGLRDEVRRLIQSANAKELDEVFALSLNIQKLIKEAVFPRALEVQIEQAIAELEKKYPNAKFAVRSSALDEDGGETSFAGQYTSVLNVSPNDVIRKVKEVFSSKYSVQGITYRANHGLVDEDVPMCVGCIIMVNALAGGVAYSRNPMCAKADYVVINSSWGLPKTVVDGDTSPDVFSVKRPSKLDPSKSLEEQFSVLKRSIGNKEYKLICSENGLEKITLDAETAVASSLTDEQIFMLSKIVVEAEEFYGVPQDVEWAIDLNNNIIILQSRPLPKAREESEEAFNPGLPLLSEGGITASPGISTGVVRIVRLESDILEFPTGAVLVVHQAHSRWAVLLSKASAVIAETGGAAGHLASVAREYGIPAVFNANGVLAKLQNADKVYRAYQAEIKNNKDLDQLPSPPDAAYVTVDAFAAKIYQGKAENIPVVSEGERLLPVLSNSPVYKTLAEVSELIIPLNLLSPNTPEFAPAFCQTLHDITRFCHEKAVTEFFNTNSTDHLRAGKQLVAKHKLQYWIINLGDGFYEDVPTKTVDISNIASLPMLALWHGMSAVPWAGPPATTSVGFMALMAESAINPELELSRQGNNSMSARNYFLISRNYCTLQASFGYHFCTVEAQSGKNDVENYLNFHFKGGASNLAKRKARANTLGEVLSQLGFMVDIKQDALFARMEEVSEPHLFEALVAVGHIIVHSRQADIGLGSEAGVVNFRENLQTGLGQLTPFVPPEKTKITASELNGQ is encoded by the coding sequence ATGTCTATATTTAATCAGCTTTTATCTTTTTTTGATTATAAAAAAAGAAAAACAGAAAAAGAAAGGCGAAAGTCGGCCGCCGTTGAGGCATTAAAAGATGCCTTTAACGCTCGTTGCAAACAGTTTCGAGTTTTGCTTTCCGCCAATAAACGCGCATTAGAAATTATGGCAGATATGGAAGCAAGATTATCGGGAGAAACTCCCTTTGATATGAGTTATGTCCGTAGCCAAACCACACAGGTTAGCATTAACGTTTATCGTATGATTGAAGCGTTAAATACCTTGGCAGGTGATGCGTATCTTGATCTGTTTAACCGTTTTTCTTTAATCAGCGGTGATATTCTCAAAGTAGTTGAAGCAAAAGCAAACCAACCGCTTAAAGCCAACGCCCCTTTGATTATTCCTTTAAACCAAGCCGGCGTCGATTTAATTACTGAGGTTGGAGGAAAAATGGCAAATTTGGCAGAAGTCGCCAAAAGCTTACATTTTTCCGTGCCTGATGGTTTTGTTGTTACAGCGAGTGGTTATCGTGAATTTGTGCGTCATAACGGCTTAAGAGACGAAGTTAGACGTTTGATTCAAAGTGCTAACGCTAAAGAATTGGACGAAGTTTTTGCTTTGAGTTTAAATATTCAAAAACTCATTAAAGAGGCTGTTTTTCCTCGTGCGTTGGAAGTACAGATAGAACAAGCAATTGCCGAATTGGAAAAAAAATATCCAAACGCCAAATTTGCCGTGCGTAGCTCGGCTTTAGACGAAGACGGCGGAGAAACCTCTTTTGCCGGTCAATATACTTCCGTATTAAATGTTTCCCCTAATGATGTGATTAGAAAAGTAAAAGAAGTTTTTTCAAGTAAATATAGCGTTCAGGGAATTACCTATCGCGCGAATCACGGTTTGGTTGACGAAGACGTCCCTATGTGTGTTGGTTGTATAATTATGGTTAATGCCTTAGCCGGCGGGGTTGCTTATAGTCGAAACCCTATGTGTGCCAAGGCTGATTACGTTGTAATCAACTCTAGTTGGGGCTTGCCTAAAACTGTTGTTGACGGCGATACGTCTCCTGATGTGTTTAGCGTAAAAAGACCGTCTAAGTTAGACCCAAGCAAGAGCTTGGAAGAACAATTTAGCGTTTTAAAAAGAAGTATCGGTAATAAAGAATATAAACTTATTTGTTCGGAAAACGGTTTGGAAAAAATCACTCTGGACGCTGAAACCGCTGTTGCTTCTTCTTTGACCGATGAACAAATTTTTATGTTGAGTAAGATTGTCGTAGAGGCGGAAGAGTTTTACGGAGTCCCTCAAGATGTGGAATGGGCAATTGATTTAAACAATAATATTATTATTTTACAAAGCAGACCTCTGCCAAAGGCAAGAGAAGAAAGCGAAGAAGCTTTTAACCCGGGCTTACCTCTTTTATCAGAAGGCGGAATTACCGCCAGCCCCGGAATAAGCACGGGCGTTGTGCGTATTGTACGTTTAGAGTCTGATATTCTTGAATTTCCCACCGGAGCTGTTTTGGTTGTACACCAGGCACATTCTCGTTGGGCTGTGCTTTTATCCAAAGCTTCGGCAGTTATCGCCGAAACCGGGGGAGCCGCCGGACACTTGGCAAGCGTTGCCAGAGAATATGGGATTCCCGCGGTTTTTAACGCAAATGGAGTTTTGGCAAAATTGCAGAACGCCGATAAAGTTTATCGTGCATATCAGGCTGAAATAAAAAATAATAAAGATTTAGACCAACTACCTTCGCCTCCTGATGCTGCCTATGTTACCGTTGATGCTTTTGCTGCGAAAATATATCAAGGTAAAGCGGAAAATATTCCTGTGGTGAGTGAGGGTGAACGGCTTTTACCTGTTTTATCAAATAGTCCTGTTTATAAAACTTTAGCCGAAGTGAGCGAATTAATCATTCCTTTAAATTTATTGTCGCCAAATACGCCTGAGTTTGCACCGGCTTTTTGTCAAACCTTGCATGATATTACACGTTTTTGTCATGAAAAAGCGGTTACGGAATTTTTTAATACAAATTCAACCGATCACTTGCGTGCCGGGAAACAGCTTGTTGCCAAACATAAATTGCAATATTGGATTATTAATCTTGGAGACGGTTTTTACGAAGATGTTCCGACAAAAACCGTTGATATCTCAAATATTGCCTCCTTGCCTATGTTGGCTTTATGGCACGGTATGTCGGCTGTTCCTTGGGCGGGTCCGCCCGCTACAACTTCGGTTGGCTTTATGGCGTTAATGGCTGAAAGTGCGATTAATCCTGAGCTTGAACTAAGTAGACAAGGTAATAATTCTATGTCAGCTCGTAATTATTTCTTGATTAGTCGAAATTATTGCACGCTTCAGGCTTCGTTTGGCTATCACTTTTGTACGGTTGAGGCTCAAAGCGGAAAAAATGATGTCGAAAATTATTTGAATTTTCACTTTAAAGGCGGGGCTTCAAATTTGGCAAAGCGTAAAGCAAGAGCTAATACCTTAGGTGAGGTTTTGAGCCAATTGGGCTTTATGGTCGATATTAAACAAGACGCTCTTTTTGCACGTATGGAAGAGGTTTCGGAGCCGCATTTGTTTGAAGCACTTGTTGCCGTTGGACATATTATTGTGCATTCTCGCCAAGCGGATATAGGTCTTGGTAGCGAGGCGGGCGTTGTAAACTTTAGAGAAAACCTGCAAACGGGTTTAGGGCAATTAACGCCTTTTGTTCCACCTGAGAAAACGAAAATAACAGCATCTGAATTAAATGGACAATAA
- a CDS encoding UPF0280 family protein, translating to MCQKRDYRSLSGKNAEFKFQVVVEETDLWVSLGGLRPKFLEAGLFLAQTKCEQLVAQRVLELRAEIQNTILLQPEFKTSLVPVVLGFDGSDLIKEMTSASTIMQVGPMASVAGAIAEAVARGLHQYFTEVLVENGGDTFMYCEKEQTVALLTDPAEQASIGVLVNPCDSPVSFCASSGKFGHSLSFGKSDLAVIRAKNGALADAAATAVGNRLKKAKDVNSVLAYVQILQNRGLEGVFVLCDGKIGVWGNMELVAL from the coding sequence ATGTGTCAAAAAAGAGACTATCGTTCGCTTTCCGGGAAAAACGCCGAGTTTAAATTTCAGGTTGTTGTTGAAGAAACTGACCTTTGGGTGAGTCTTGGCGGGTTGCGTCCTAAATTTTTAGAAGCGGGACTTTTTCTTGCTCAAACAAAATGCGAACAGCTTGTTGCACAGCGAGTTTTAGAGTTGCGAGCGGAAATTCAAAATACAATTTTATTGCAACCTGAGTTTAAAACTAGTTTAGTACCTGTTGTTTTGGGTTTTGATGGCTCTGATTTGATTAAAGAAATGACGAGTGCGTCCACGATTATGCAAGTTGGTCCTATGGCGAGTGTTGCCGGGGCTATTGCCGAAGCGGTTGCCAGGGGGCTACATCAATATTTTACTGAAGTCTTGGTGGAAAATGGTGGCGATACTTTTATGTATTGTGAAAAAGAACAAACTGTTGCCTTGCTTACCGACCCGGCAGAGCAAGCGAGTATTGGGGTTTTAGTAAATCCTTGTGATAGTCCGGTTTCTTTTTGTGCTTCGTCGGGAAAATTTGGACATTCTTTAAGCTTCGGAAAGAGCGATTTGGCGGTAATTCGGGCAAAAAACGGTGCTTTGGCTGATGCTGCCGCGACTGCTGTTGGAAATCGTTTAAAAAAAGCTAAAGATGTGAATTCAGTTTTGGCATATGTACAAATCCTGCAAAACCGAGGCTTGGAAGGTGTCTTTGTGTTGTGTGATGGAAAAATCGGAGTTTGGGGAAATATGGAGTTAGTAGCGTTATAG
- the rfbC gene encoding dTDP-4-dehydrorhamnose 3,5-epimerase translates to MFIEKTPIEDLVILKPKVHLDERGFFLESFRQDIFETLLKGTKFVQDNHALSVEVGVLRGLHFQLPPAEQAKLIWVTRGSVFDVAVDLRKNSKTYGKWFSVELTAENFLRLFIPRGFAHGYITTSPNTEFMYKVDNYYAPNYDSGIAWNDPDLDISWPSLPSHLSEPILSEKDKKQQAFRTFQSPF, encoded by the coding sequence ATGTTTATCGAAAAAACCCCGATTGAAGATTTAGTTATCTTAAAACCAAAAGTGCATCTTGATGAAAGAGGCTTTTTTTTAGAGTCATTTCGTCAAGATATTTTTGAAACGTTATTAAAAGGTACAAAATTTGTACAAGATAACCACGCTCTTTCCGTTGAAGTCGGCGTTTTAAGAGGGCTACATTTTCAGTTGCCGCCTGCGGAACAAGCAAAGCTGATTTGGGTTACTCGTGGTTCGGTGTTTGATGTGGCTGTTGATTTGCGTAAAAATTCAAAGACTTACGGAAAGTGGTTTAGCGTTGAGTTAACGGCGGAAAACTTTTTGCGTCTGTTTATTCCTCGTGGTTTTGCACACGGATATATTACTACGAGTCCAAATACCGAATTTATGTATAAAGTCGATAATTATTACGCCCCTAATTACGATTCCGGAATAGCTTGGAACGATCCTGATTTAGATATTAGTTGGCCGTCTTTGCCATCGCATTTATCTGAACCTATTTTGTCAGAAAAAGATAAGAAACAACAAGCGTTTAGAACTTTTCAAAGTCCATTTTAG
- a CDS encoding FmdB family zinc ribbon protein, with the protein MPIFEFRCEKCGNEFEELVFGNDLPPCPKCKHNVCQKLISMAQFNVPGPSRAGQTVTFPSSGGGSKCGGCSGGDCSSC; encoded by the coding sequence ATGCCTATTTTTGAATTTCGTTGTGAAAAGTGCGGAAATGAATTTGAAGAATTAGTGTTTGGAAATGATCTTCCACCTTGTCCGAAATGTAAGCATAACGTTTGTCAAAAGCTTATTTCAATGGCACAATTTAATGTTCCCGGCCCATCAAGAGCCGGTCAAACCGTTACTTTCCCAAGTTCTGGCGGAGGAAGCAAGTGTGGTGGTTGTAGCGGAGGAGACTGTTCAAGTTGTTAG
- a CDS encoding D-sedoheptulose 7-phosphate isomerase: MPAENIILEMIDHHAKAGMNLRELFFRENRELIKTVGRETALCLAGGNKILLCGNGGSAADAQHLAAEFVNRFELDRPPLPAIALTTDSSILTAIGNDFSFEQIFSKQVQALGNQGDMLFAISTSGNSTNVLRAIEVAKEKQMLVVGLTGNTGGKMASVCDYLFNVPEANTALVQEIHIALEHLLCRLTDYYLFENALLLEPYL; this comes from the coding sequence ATGCCTGCTGAAAATATTATTTTAGAAATGATAGACCATCACGCCAAAGCCGGCATGAACTTAAGAGAGTTATTTTTTAGAGAAAATAGAGAATTAATCAAAACGGTTGGACGAGAAACCGCCTTGTGTCTTGCCGGAGGGAATAAAATACTGCTCTGTGGAAACGGGGGAAGTGCTGCTGATGCTCAACACCTTGCCGCCGAGTTTGTAAACCGTTTTGAGCTCGATCGCCCCCCTCTGCCTGCGATTGCACTGACAACCGATAGTTCAATTTTAACTGCAATAGGTAACGACTTTAGCTTTGAGCAAATTTTTTCCAAACAGGTTCAAGCCTTAGGGAATCAAGGCGATATGCTCTTTGCGATTTCAACTTCGGGAAACAGTACAAATGTTTTAAGAGCGATTGAAGTAGCCAAAGAGAAACAAATGCTCGTTGTCGGTCTAACCGGAAACACAGGCGGAAAAATGGCAAGTGTCTGTGATTATTTATTTAATGTACCTGAAGCAAACACAGCACTCGTACAAGAAATACATATTGCTTTAGAACATTTACTTTGTCGTTTAACTGATTATTATCTTTTTGAAAACGCTCTTTTATTAGAGCCATATTTGTAA
- a CDS encoding dephospho-CoA kinase gives MDNKEVSFSVLKATKRLDIFLAEQLNLIQKYTVSREKIKKAILSGQVSVNGQLCLIPKQALHVDDFVCFKPELTESSLVPEAGQLEIVAQVGDILVVNKEAGLTVHPCESQKENTLVQRLLNAYPQLAKMEGLRPGIVHRLDKDTSGLVLVALSEPISLALSRAFSERKVHKKYLALVYGEPKGESGTIELPLGRDPNFKTRRAVLPLNKGGKEALTYWKKLWVEPSGLFSLVEVEIVTGRTHQIRVHFSAIGHPLLGDKVYESEIVKAYQAKQAAFKKVKRQMLHAWHIEFEYPKLCAKTHECSSLNSQDKEETGLSSFNVSPPRDFIEALTACAKRPWRVILTGSAGAGKSTVLQAFAKRGITIFSADKVVSELYQPDNEGWLLIDKLYGGRFTRIYESDEELSEKSFYDFDKKAVDKRKLFDFIKQNPKVKRDLEEFVHPLVKHALENFWNKSAMLDDDALFSVAEIPLFFEAKQIFETFTEPCQIMQTLTLDKKTIKTPYQPIIISVCCDKKIREERLKRRGLSEEDIALFTSWQWDEEKKKENSDFVVENSAGLAELDCAVDNIFKQIRLLDEEYLESVKAYIPQ, from the coding sequence ATGGACAATAAAGAAGTTTCTTTCTCCGTATTAAAAGCGACAAAACGTTTAGATATTTTTTTGGCGGAACAGTTAAATCTTATACAGAAATATACTGTTTCACGGGAAAAAATTAAAAAAGCGATTTTATCCGGACAGGTCAGCGTAAACGGACAACTTTGTTTAATTCCGAAACAGGCTTTGCATGTTGATGATTTTGTTTGTTTTAAACCTGAACTTACGGAAAGTTCTTTAGTTCCTGAAGCCGGTCAGCTTGAGATAGTAGCTCAAGTTGGTGATATTCTTGTTGTTAATAAAGAGGCGGGGCTGACTGTTCATCCTTGTGAAAGTCAAAAAGAAAATACTTTGGTTCAGCGTCTTTTAAACGCATATCCTCAATTGGCAAAAATGGAAGGCTTGCGTCCGGGAATTGTTCATCGTTTGGATAAAGACACGAGCGGGCTTGTGCTTGTTGCTTTGTCCGAGCCTATAAGCTTGGCGTTAAGCCGTGCTTTTTCAGAGCGTAAGGTGCATAAAAAATACTTGGCTTTGGTTTATGGCGAACCAAAAGGTGAGAGTGGAACGATTGAACTTCCGCTTGGACGAGACCCGAACTTTAAAACACGACGTGCCGTTTTACCCTTAAATAAAGGCGGAAAAGAAGCTTTGACTTATTGGAAAAAGCTTTGGGTTGAGCCATCTGGGCTGTTTAGTTTAGTCGAAGTTGAGATCGTTACAGGGCGTACTCATCAAATTAGGGTGCATTTTAGTGCGATCGGACACCCCTTGCTGGGCGATAAAGTTTATGAAAGCGAAATTGTAAAAGCTTATCAAGCCAAACAAGCGGCTTTTAAAAAAGTTAAGCGTCAAATGCTCCATGCTTGGCATATAGAATTTGAATATCCAAAATTATGTGCGAAAACGCACGAATGTTCTTCTTTGAATAGTCAGGATAAAGAGGAAACAGGCTTAAGTTCTTTTAATGTCTCTCCACCGAGGGATTTTATTGAGGCTTTGACTGCGTGTGCCAAGCGACCTTGGCGGGTTATTTTAACAGGTTCGGCAGGAGCGGGGAAGAGTACTGTTTTACAGGCTTTTGCGAAACGTGGGATAACTATTTTTAGTGCTGATAAAGTCGTTAGTGAATTATATCAACCTGATAACGAAGGGTGGCTTTTAATAGACAAGTTATATGGTGGGCGTTTTACACGTATTTATGAAAGCGATGAAGAATTAAGCGAAAAAAGTTTTTATGACTTTGATAAAAAAGCTGTAGATAAAAGAAAGCTCTTTGATTTCATTAAACAAAACCCAAAGGTAAAGCGTGATTTAGAGGAGTTTGTACACCCTTTAGTGAAACATGCTTTGGAAAATTTTTGGAATAAATCAGCGATGTTAGATGATGATGCTTTATTTTCTGTTGCTGAAATTCCTTTGTTTTTTGAAGCTAAACAAATTTTTGAAACGTTTACAGAGCCTTGTCAAATAATGCAAACGCTAACATTAGACAAAAAAACAATTAAAACTCCATATCAGCCTATAATTATTAGTGTTTGTTGTGATAAAAAGATTAGGGAAGAGCGTTTAAAACGACGTGGATTGTCGGAAGAAGATATTGCGTTGTTCACCTCTTGGCAGTGGGACGAAGAAAAGAAAAAAGAAAATTCTGATTTTGTTGTTGAAAACTCCGCCGGGTTAGCAGAGCTTGACTGTGCTGTTGATAATATATTTAAGCAAATCAGGTTATTAGATGAAGAATATCTTGAATCTGTCAAGGCGTATATTCCTCAATAG
- a CDS encoding response regulator, with product MHILMIDDESEFLELMQQRFEKRNIAITTFTSGLKALDLLKKEEFDAVVLDVKMPEIDGLELLKRIKVLKPDLPVVVLSGHAGVNTALSAVETGAADYIMKPVAINDLIFRLNEIIKH from the coding sequence ATGCATATATTAATGATTGATGATGAAAGTGAATTTTTAGAATTGATGCAACAACGCTTTGAAAAGCGTAATATAGCGATTACTACTTTTACCAGTGGTTTAAAGGCGTTGGATTTATTGAAAAAAGAAGAGTTTGACGCCGTGGTCTTAGATGTTAAAATGCCTGAAATTGACGGCCTTGAATTATTAAAACGGATCAAAGTATTAAAACCTGATTTGCCTGTCGTTGTCTTATCCGGTCATGCGGGAGTTAATACGGCGTTATCTGCCGTTGAAACCGGTGCGGCTGATTATATTATGAAACCTGTTGCTATTAACGACTTAATTTTTCGTTTAAACGAAATAATAAAACATTAA
- the priA gene encoding replication restart helicase PriA → MNTEQPVSLIAEVALLSPPFVTLSYSLPKVFVPEFWKVGQRVVLPLGSGVRIGVLLALKPQTEITNNSQTKDIVLKDLIWSLDKKSFFSESYLRVLIQLSHRLFLPIGQILASVLPIGLRSNQLKLCVFNGQKPKKYTLKELRFFDEETYRKLAELWASGQGGIIERNINTLENELCELCVDPPWAVRPSAKRQIALLELLWENGALNRKIIQDKLGAEANESLKRLSELGFVKVRPAQGEEAEADEIQKIWEKVPLNEEVSAFELTNAQQEVVDKLKDSLDTHQRSSHLLHGITGSGKTVVYLELLKHCLAQGRSVILLAPEVALAIKLKNDLQKRFPQQKIILSHGYQTPTLRESIFRQVSEAQEALVIIGTRSSLFLPLKNPGLIILDEEHDASFKQDEGLVYQAKELAYAIVQEYNAMLLLGSATPDIKSFQATKQGRLTLHSLPERVGGGTLPQVELVDIRHLTPTDGILAKPSQEALLETINKGEQAVILLNRRGYAPLIYCMQCSEPIKCPHCDIALTYHKARERVVCHYCGYNYAFPAPCPTCKSLNFVPFGEGTEKLEESLSGILPPDVKILRLDRDNARRAGRMEEILAAFARKEAQVLVGTQMLSKGHHFPDVTLAIVADADLGLNLPDYRATERSFQLFVQSAGRAGRGSKAGKVLIQTRNLNHYCWDYVKSTDFSGFFEVELQKRKRMKYPPFTNLALIRLSFPVEWKEGYKAMELFAEIYKKEAETLDVAVLGPAPAPLSMLRGRRRYNCLLKAQNWQHIRRIFQVGLQSNPFKDKIRMHLDLDPVNMM, encoded by the coding sequence TTGAATACAGAACAGCCCGTCTCTTTAATCGCCGAGGTCGCGTTACTTTCTCCGCCTTTTGTTACTTTAAGCTATAGCCTGCCTAAGGTTTTTGTTCCAGAATTTTGGAAGGTAGGGCAAAGGGTGGTCTTACCCCTTGGTAGTGGCGTCAGGATAGGCGTTTTACTCGCTTTAAAACCCCAAACAGAAATAACCAATAATTCTCAAACCAAAGATATAGTGCTTAAAGATTTAATTTGGTCTTTAGATAAAAAAAGTTTTTTTTCAGAATCTTATCTGCGTGTTTTAATACAACTTTCCCATCGTCTCTTTTTACCGATAGGTCAAATTTTAGCTTCTGTTTTGCCGATAGGTTTACGCTCTAACCAGTTAAAACTTTGTGTTTTTAACGGTCAAAAGCCCAAAAAATATACTTTAAAGGAGCTGCGTTTTTTTGATGAAGAAACTTATCGCAAGCTTGCTGAATTGTGGGCGAGCGGTCAGGGAGGAATTATCGAGCGTAATATTAATACGCTTGAAAATGAACTTTGCGAATTGTGTGTTGATCCGCCTTGGGCGGTGCGTCCTTCGGCAAAACGCCAAATTGCTTTACTTGAATTGTTGTGGGAAAATGGTGCGTTAAATCGTAAAATTATTCAGGATAAATTAGGGGCGGAGGCAAACGAAAGCCTCAAACGCCTAAGTGAACTTGGTTTTGTTAAAGTACGCCCTGCTCAAGGAGAAGAGGCTGAGGCCGATGAAATTCAGAAAATATGGGAAAAAGTTCCATTAAACGAAGAAGTTTCCGCTTTTGAGTTGACCAATGCTCAACAAGAAGTTGTGGATAAACTTAAAGATTCCCTAGATACTCACCAGAGAAGTTCTCATTTATTACACGGTATTACCGGAAGCGGAAAAACCGTTGTCTATTTGGAATTATTGAAACATTGTTTGGCCCAAGGGCGTTCCGTAATCTTGCTTGCTCCCGAAGTTGCCTTGGCGATTAAACTAAAGAACGATTTGCAAAAACGTTTTCCGCAACAAAAGATTATTTTATCACATGGTTATCAAACTCCAACTTTGCGTGAATCGATTTTCCGCCAAGTTTCCGAAGCTCAAGAGGCTTTGGTGATTATTGGAACACGTTCTTCGTTATTTTTACCTTTGAAAAATCCGGGTTTAATTATTTTGGACGAAGAACATGATGCTTCTTTTAAACAAGACGAGGGTTTGGTTTATCAGGCAAAAGAGTTGGCTTATGCGATTGTACAAGAATATAACGCCATGCTTTTATTGGGTTCGGCGACCCCTGATATTAAAAGTTTTCAGGCAACCAAACAAGGGCGTTTAACTCTACATTCTTTGCCGGAACGTGTTGGCGGAGGAACACTTCCACAGGTTGAGCTTGTGGATATTCGCCATTTAACGCCGACTGATGGAATTTTGGCAAAACCGAGCCAAGAGGCTTTGCTTGAAACAATTAATAAGGGTGAACAGGCTGTTATTCTTTTAAATCGCCGTGGTTATGCTCCGTTAATTTATTGCATGCAGTGTAGTGAACCGATAAAATGTCCGCATTGCGATATTGCTTTAACTTATCATAAAGCCAGAGAGCGGGTGGTTTGTCATTATTGCGGTTATAATTATGCCTTTCCCGCTCCTTGTCCGACTTGTAAGAGCTTGAATTTTGTACCTTTTGGAGAAGGTACGGAGAAGCTGGAAGAAAGTTTGAGCGGAATTCTTCCGCCTGATGTAAAAATTTTGCGTCTTGATCGTGATAATGCCCGTAGAGCCGGGCGTATGGAAGAAATTCTTGCGGCTTTTGCACGAAAAGAAGCCCAAGTTTTGGTCGGAACTCAAATGCTTTCAAAAGGGCATCATTTCCCTGACGTTACTTTAGCCATTGTGGCTGATGCTGATTTAGGGTTGAATTTACCTGATTATCGGGCGACCGAGCGTAGTTTTCAGCTTTTTGTACAAAGTGCTGGGCGTGCCGGACGTGGAAGCAAGGCAGGCAAAGTTTTAATTCAAACTCGAAATCTCAACCATTATTGCTGGGATTATGTCAAAAGTACCGATTTTAGCGGTTTTTTTGAAGTTGAATTACAAAAACGCAAACGTATGAAATATCCGCCTTTTACAAACTTGGCGTTAATTCGCTTAAGCTTTCCGGTAGAATGGAAAGAAGGCTATAAGGCAATGGAATTATTTGCTGAAATTTATAAAAAAGAGGCTGAGACTCTTGATGTTGCCGTGCTTGGACCTGCTCCTGCTCCTTTGAGTATGTTAAGGGGCAGAAGACGTTATAATTGTTTATTAAAAGCTCAAAATTGGCAACATATACGTCGCATTTTTCAAGTCGGTTTACAAAGTAACCCTTTTAAAGACAAGATCCGTATGCATCTTGATTTAGACCCTGTGAATATGATGTAG